From the genome of Thermostichus vulcanus str. 'Rupite', one region includes:
- a CDS encoding glycosyltransferase, which produces MSEFVWSEPEPLEDLHLPDWLLTTAQRRRLKALLVLVLVWGLVSLMHLLPVARWFTIGLATLMVIHINRLFRLQPPAPPPPLSWDPQQELDPEAESSEAKLPALPRVAVLIPAKNESAVLPRLLDSLAQLQYPTSHLELWAIDDDSSDTTPDILREAQTRIPHLRVYPRQPGRGGGKSGALNEVLPFTQAEILLVCDADSVVPSDFLTRTLPLFAQTQRASRRAVGAVQVRKAISNAGINFWTRGQVAEMASDSYLQQQRVAVRGIGELRGNGQLIRRDVLEKCGGWNEGTLTDDLDLTFKLHLAGVDIAFLMEPAIAEEGVTSWQSLWHQRCRWAEGGYQRYLDYWPGILSRRMGVAKTLDLWAFFISQYLLPMALVPDTLWVLFTGHSSVLLPLNALVMGCLTVAFYRGLRQVEGLQGRQLWWRTALGLVYMLHWLPVMIATTARMCVQPKRLKWVKTVHHGAV; this is translated from the coding sequence ATGTCTGAGTTCGTTTGGTCAGAGCCTGAACCCCTTGAGGATCTGCATCTCCCCGACTGGCTCCTGACAACAGCCCAGCGCCGTCGCCTCAAAGCCCTGTTGGTGTTGGTGCTGGTGTGGGGATTGGTCAGCTTGATGCATCTGCTTCCAGTGGCGCGCTGGTTCACCATTGGCCTCGCCACCTTGATGGTGATCCATATCAATCGACTGTTTCGTCTGCAGCCGCCCGCCCCTCCACCCCCCCTGAGCTGGGATCCCCAACAAGAGCTGGATCCCGAAGCTGAGTCCTCTGAGGCAAAGTTGCCAGCCTTACCCCGCGTGGCTGTGCTGATCCCGGCCAAGAACGAAAGTGCAGTACTCCCCCGCCTACTCGACAGCCTGGCTCAGCTTCAGTACCCCACCAGTCACCTGGAACTGTGGGCCATTGACGACGACAGCAGCGACACCACCCCCGATATTCTGCGGGAAGCCCAAACGCGGATCCCGCATCTGCGGGTTTACCCTCGGCAGCCGGGGCGCGGTGGGGGGAAATCCGGTGCTCTCAATGAAGTACTGCCCTTCACCCAAGCGGAGATCCTCTTGGTGTGCGATGCCGACTCCGTGGTGCCGTCGGATTTTCTCACCCGTACCCTGCCATTGTTTGCCCAAACTCAACGGGCCAGTCGGCGCGCGGTGGGTGCGGTACAGGTACGCAAGGCTATCAGCAACGCAGGGATCAACTTTTGGACAAGGGGGCAGGTGGCGGAAATGGCCTCCGACAGTTACTTGCAACAACAGCGGGTAGCCGTTAGAGGCATTGGTGAGCTGCGGGGCAATGGCCAACTGATACGGCGGGATGTGCTGGAAAAATGCGGGGGCTGGAACGAAGGCACCCTGACCGACGACCTGGATTTAACCTTCAAGCTGCACTTGGCGGGTGTAGATATTGCCTTTCTGATGGAGCCAGCCATTGCCGAAGAAGGGGTGACCTCCTGGCAAAGCCTCTGGCACCAACGCTGCCGCTGGGCGGAAGGGGGCTACCAACGCTACCTCGATTATTGGCCAGGGATCCTCAGTCGCCGCATGGGGGTGGCCAAAACCCTGGATCTGTGGGCCTTTTTCATTTCTCAGTACCTGTTGCCGATGGCTCTGGTGCCCGATACCCTCTGGGTGTTGTTCACGGGTCATTCCTCGGTGCTTTTACCCCTAAATGCCCTGGTCATGGGCTGCTTGACGGTGGCCTTTTATCGCGGGCTACGCCAAGTGGAGGGCCTACAAGGACGACAACTGTGGTGGCGCACCGCACTGGGTTTGGTCTACATGCTGCACTGGCTCCCGGTTATGATTGCTACAACGGCGCGGATGTGTGTGCAGCCCAAACGGCTGAAGTGGGTGAAAACGGTTCACCACGGAGCGGTCTAG
- a CDS encoding YlqD family protein: MEENNNGNSTQLLLKRNIPIKVVVTSLWKSEMQEQLQRQIQATDAQMQQLEFQGKRAIAELEKQSPNPNSPQVLQQVEAVKSRVNEQKIKLLDQKNQLLQQVNQLGTLELNQEVLQGNVESFFRVQQGDNLIQKMQVEILLEDGVIKEIRGNP, from the coding sequence ATGGAAGAAAACAACAACGGCAATAGTACCCAGTTACTTCTGAAGCGCAACATTCCCATCAAGGTGGTGGTTACCTCCCTCTGGAAAAGCGAGATGCAGGAGCAACTGCAACGGCAAATCCAGGCCACCGATGCTCAAATGCAGCAACTGGAGTTTCAAGGCAAGCGGGCGATCGCCGAACTGGAAAAGCAAAGTCCCAATCCGAACAGCCCGCAAGTCCTCCAGCAGGTGGAGGCGGTGAAAAGCCGAGTGAACGAGCAAAAAATTAAGCTCCTCGATCAAAAAAATCAACTCCTGCAACAGGTCAACCAACTGGGCACGCTGGAACTCAACCAAGAGGTGCTGCAGGGCAATGTGGAGAGTTTCTTCCGGGTGCAGCAGGGGGATAATCTCATTCAAAAAATGCAGGTGGAAATCCTCCTCGAAGATGGGGTGATCAAAGAGATTCGGGGGAACCCATAA